One segment of Aquimarina sp. BL5 DNA contains the following:
- a CDS encoding DUF2254 domain-containing protein: MKSTLKFLKRVKSAVFHSIAFYPVLISAGFFFLAIILLFVENLEVTNALKKEVPYLLVQDNETARTILSTLFGGILSLTVFSFTMVMVVLNQASSNFSPRLLPGLISNKKHQIILGFYIGTILFSILVLMSLGAYGSSTNAVGFSVMVSAVLGAFCIGLFVYFIHSISQAIQIHNIIDKIYVSSTKLLEKEKQEQKENSSEDQNTSCQYWKTILSKKTGYYRSFDITLLQDSLKSKENTIEIIPYADQHIWKGDPVLGIKEPISEEELTSLHICLYILSNRHEDDSGVGGMIKLTEVAVKALSPGINDPGTAINAISKLGQLVQQALKIEPKTILCIADCEITVIHNKISASELMRIVIEPIRVYAKTDSTVSYELLSALIFIRKSKEMHPEYAKAVQNEIIALGNDLKKHISNNQDLKRILELLET, translated from the coding sequence ATGAAATCCACATTGAAGTTTTTGAAAAGAGTAAAAAGCGCCGTTTTTCATAGCATTGCATTTTATCCTGTTTTAATTAGTGCAGGATTCTTTTTTTTAGCAATCATTTTATTATTTGTGGAAAATCTAGAGGTTACTAATGCGCTGAAAAAAGAAGTGCCTTATCTTTTGGTACAGGATAACGAAACTGCTAGAACAATTCTCTCTACATTGTTTGGAGGGATATTGTCGTTGACTGTTTTTAGTTTTACTATGGTAATGGTAGTATTAAATCAAGCTTCTTCTAACTTTTCTCCAAGACTTTTGCCGGGATTGATCTCTAACAAAAAGCATCAAATTATATTAGGATTTTATATAGGAACGATATTGTTTTCGATATTGGTTTTAATGTCTTTAGGCGCTTATGGTTCATCCACAAACGCTGTAGGATTCTCTGTAATGGTATCAGCAGTGCTGGGAGCATTTTGTATTGGGTTGTTTGTGTATTTTATTCATAGTATATCTCAAGCGATACAAATACATAATATTATAGACAAGATTTATGTGTCCAGTACTAAATTGCTTGAAAAGGAAAAACAAGAACAAAAAGAGAACAGTTCTGAAGATCAAAATACCTCATGTCAATATTGGAAAACGATACTTAGTAAAAAAACTGGTTATTATCGATCATTTGATATTACACTATTACAGGATTCTTTGAAAAGTAAAGAAAACACGATAGAAATTATCCCTTATGCAGATCAACATATCTGGAAAGGAGACCCTGTTCTTGGAATTAAAGAACCTATTTCTGAAGAAGAATTAACTTCTTTACATATCTGTCTTTATATTCTGTCTAATCGACATGAAGATGATAGTGGTGTTGGAGGAATGATAAAATTAACAGAGGTAGCCGTAAAAGCCTTGTCTCCAGGTATTAATGATCCAGGAACTGCAATCAATGCTATTTCTAAATTAGGTCAGTTAGTGCAACAGGCGCTAAAAATTGAACCAAAAACTATTTTATGTATAGCGGATTGTGAAATAACGGTTATACATAATAAGATAAGTGCTTCAGAATTAATGCGTATTGTGATTGAACCGATTCGTGTATATGCAAAAACAGATAGCACGGTTTCTTATGAACTATTGAGCGCATTGATTTTTATTAGAAAAAGTAAAGAGATGCATCCTGAATATGCAAAAGCTGTACAAAATGAAATTATAGCATTAGGTAATGATTTAAAAAAACACATAAGTAATAATCAAGATCTAAAACGTATCTTAGAGTTATTAGAGACTTAA
- a CDS encoding DUF2945 domain-containing protein yields the protein MIRKGSEVSWKWGQGKAIGKVVETYTTKVTKTIKGTEVTRIGEEGNKVLYIKQDDGDYVLKSENEVDRI from the coding sequence ATGATACGTAAAGGCAGTGAAGTTTCTTGGAAATGGGGTCAGGGTAAAGCAATAGGAAAGGTAGTGGAAACGTATACTACTAAGGTAACCAAAACAATAAAAGGAACTGAAGTAACCAGAATTGGGGAGGAAGGAAATAAAGTGCTTTATATAAAACAAGATGATGGGGATTATGTCCTGAAAAGTGAAAACGAGGTTGATCGTATATAG
- a CDS encoding HVA1 family protein gives MIKKGEKVRWTQDQTTQFGIVEETYVYKITRKIKENSLVRFSSANMALYIKSSDGSHVLKNDTEVVLCR, from the coding sequence ATGATAAAAAAAGGAGAAAAAGTAAGGTGGACTCAAGATCAAACTACCCAATTCGGTATTGTCGAAGAAACGTATGTATACAAGATTACAAGAAAAATAAAGGAGAATTCATTGGTCCGTTTTAGTAGTGCTAATATGGCGCTATACATTAAAAGTTCCGATGGTTCACACGTGTTGAAAAATGATACGGAGGTTGTTTTATGTAGATAA
- a CDS encoding AI-2E family transporter: MKNISPNIIRQVFVLLLIFLIGGLIFREILPYLSGILGAITIYVILRKWMVFLIRKGWHPDLAAVTLLIGSFLGILVPVVGLILMLSNKIGHVADNFEKVIVALKGRLDTWENEIGYDLSEQLDAEAISNWTTENLQNFAGGTFNVFISIGIMYFLLYYMFTNRRKLRESLFEYIPINNDNLKIIGDESQKMVRSNAVGIPLVAITQGVVALIGFLIFGIEDPLFWFVIVIVGSMIPFVGTIIGILPVFIITHSTGNVFQAWGILIYGLVVVGFSDNIVRLYILQKLDNVHPIITLIGVIVGVPLFGFIGLIFGPLLISLFLIVVQIYKSEYGKPTPDGEEKL; this comes from the coding sequence ATGAAAAATATTAGCCCAAACATTATACGGCAAGTTTTTGTATTACTTCTTATATTTTTAATTGGCGGACTTATCTTTAGAGAAATCCTCCCGTATCTATCCGGTATTTTGGGAGCGATCACCATTTATGTCATTTTACGAAAGTGGATGGTGTTTTTGATTCGCAAAGGCTGGCATCCAGACCTTGCAGCAGTAACACTATTAATCGGCTCCTTCTTAGGAATATTAGTACCTGTAGTGGGTTTAATTCTTATGTTGAGCAACAAAATTGGACACGTTGCAGATAATTTTGAAAAAGTCATTGTGGCACTTAAGGGAAGGTTGGACACTTGGGAGAATGAAATTGGCTACGATCTAAGCGAACAATTAGACGCAGAAGCCATTTCTAATTGGACTACAGAAAACTTGCAAAACTTTGCTGGAGGCACTTTTAATGTGTTTATTTCTATTGGTATTATGTATTTTCTACTCTATTATATGTTTACGAACAGAAGAAAACTAAGGGAATCACTTTTTGAATATATACCAATCAATAATGATAATTTAAAAATCATAGGCGACGAGAGTCAGAAAATGGTTCGATCTAATGCCGTTGGTATTCCATTGGTTGCCATTACACAAGGAGTCGTTGCGCTTATTGGATTCCTGATATTTGGTATAGAAGATCCTTTGTTTTGGTTCGTTATCGTAATCGTTGGATCTATGATCCCTTTTGTAGGTACGATCATAGGTATATTACCCGTTTTTATAATTACTCACTCAACCGGAAACGTTTTTCAGGCTTGGGGGATTTTAATATATGGATTAGTAGTTGTTGGGTTTTCTGATAACATAGTCAGACTATATATTTTACAAAAATTAGATAATGTACACCCAATAATAACTCTTATTGGAGTTATTGTAGGTGTTCCCTTATTTGGCTTTATAGGACTCATTTTTGGTCCGCTATTAATTAGTCTGTTTTTAATAGTGGTTCAAATCTATAAATCAGAATATGGAAAACCAACACCGGATGGTGAAGAAAAATTATAA
- a CDS encoding flavodoxin family protein: MSTTKQPDFSNLKALYINCTLKSSNQKSHTEGLMNVSMGIMKSENVRVEYLRLVDYDVAYGLMPDMKEEGKEKDDWPEIYEKIMDADILIVGTPIWLGEKSSVATKLIERLYGMSGKTNKKGQYIYYGKVGGCVITGNEDGIKHCAMGVLYALQHLGYSIPPQADCGWIGEAGPGPSYLDEESGAKNNAFTNRNTTFMTYNLLHLAAMLKNNDGYSGYGNSREDWDDGTRWSFENPEYR; encoded by the coding sequence ATGAGTACTACGAAACAACCTGATTTTTCTAATCTAAAAGCATTATACATTAATTGTACTTTAAAAAGCTCCAACCAAAAAAGTCACACTGAAGGACTTATGAATGTATCTATGGGTATTATGAAATCCGAAAATGTAAGAGTAGAGTATCTTCGATTAGTAGATTATGATGTTGCTTATGGATTAATGCCGGATATGAAGGAGGAAGGAAAAGAAAAAGATGATTGGCCGGAAATCTATGAAAAAATAATGGATGCTGATATTCTAATTGTAGGAACACCTATATGGTTAGGAGAAAAATCATCTGTCGCCACTAAACTAATTGAAAGATTGTACGGAATGAGCGGTAAAACTAATAAAAAAGGGCAGTATATTTATTATGGAAAGGTAGGTGGGTGTGTCATCACTGGTAATGAAGATGGGATAAAACATTGCGCAATGGGTGTCTTATACGCCTTACAGCATTTAGGATATAGCATACCTCCGCAGGCAGATTGTGGATGGATTGGTGAAGCAGGTCCCGGACCAAGTTACTTGGATGAAGAGTCTGGTGCAAAGAACAATGCTTTTACTAACAGAAACACTACCTTTATGACGTATAATTTACTTCATTTAGCTGCGATGTTAAAGAATAATGATGGTTATAGCGGATATGGTAATTCTAGAGAAGATTGGGATGATGGAACACGTTGGAGTTTTGAAAACCCTGAATATCGATAA
- a CDS encoding YqaE/Pmp3 family membrane protein has translation MSLLTILLNILLPPLAVFLKHGLGTTFLISLVLTLIGWLPGVIHAFIVNK, from the coding sequence ATGTCTTTACTAACAATACTGTTAAACATTTTATTACCACCATTAGCTGTCTTTTTAAAACACGGACTCGGAACTACGTTCTTAATTAGCCTGGTATTAACTTTAATCGGATGGTTGCCAGGTGTTATTCACGCCTTTATAGTTAATAAATAA
- a CDS encoding mechanosensitive ion channel family protein → MNDKLIDAWNKMYEKLESWLNSIVVNLPNILIAVLVFVMALIASKYISKLARKILDKSRLQPSMKNLIAKFISIAVVIIGLFLILGILNLNKALNTILAGAGVAGLAVGLALQGALANTYSGIILSYIKHIKFGDWIETNDFEGEVIDIDLRAVTIKQVDNNLVYIPNRLVVENPIKNYSTTAQSRVILECGVGYESDLRFVEKLTKETIVSNFEAVQKKDDVLFLWREFGDSSINYELRFWINSTSALEVAKAKSETMMLMKEAYDKNNINIPFPIRTLDFPKGFDLIKEEEEEK, encoded by the coding sequence ATGAATGATAAACTGATCGATGCTTGGAATAAAATGTATGAGAAACTAGAATCTTGGTTAAATTCGATTGTAGTGAACTTACCTAATATCTTGATAGCTGTTCTTGTTTTCGTAATGGCACTTATCGCTTCAAAATACATTAGCAAACTAGCGCGAAAGATATTAGATAAAAGTAGACTTCAACCATCGATGAAAAATCTGATTGCAAAATTTATATCTATTGCTGTTGTCATTATAGGATTATTTCTGATTTTAGGCATTCTTAATCTGAACAAAGCACTCAACACTATTCTTGCAGGTGCGGGGGTAGCTGGTCTTGCCGTTGGTTTGGCATTACAAGGAGCGTTAGCGAACACTTACTCTGGTATAATCCTATCTTATATCAAGCATATCAAATTTGGTGATTGGATAGAGACCAATGATTTTGAAGGAGAAGTTATAGATATAGATCTCCGTGCTGTTACTATAAAGCAAGTGGATAATAATTTGGTATACATCCCTAATAGGTTGGTAGTTGAAAATCCAATCAAAAATTATTCAACGACCGCACAATCGCGTGTAATTCTTGAATGTGGTGTTGGATACGAATCAGATCTACGATTTGTCGAAAAGCTTACAAAAGAAACTATTGTTTCTAATTTTGAAGCAGTACAGAAAAAAGACGACGTTTTATTCTTATGGAGAGAATTTGGGGATAGTTCAATTAACTACGAACTCCGTTTTTGGATTAATTCTACCTCTGCTTTGGAAGTTGCTAAAGCTAAAAGTGAAACCATGATGTTAATGAAAGAAGCATATGATAAAAATAACATCAACATCCCATTCCCTATACGAACATTAGATTTCCCTAAGGGTTTTGATTTAATAAAAGAAGAAGAAGAGGAAAAATAG
- a CDS encoding DUF2652 domain-containing protein, with the protein MKATPTLLCIPDISGFTEFMSSTNIELSSKVIPSLLNKVIYANKLDLKVSEIEGDAILFYRTGPLPTFAELVYQCRLFYTEFYEQLKILHKKYKDTEEGRNIPEMLGLKIVLHYGQEISAVPIGKNIKLMGEDVIIAHRLLKNKIPIDEYILLSEDLLSEYKDKTIERNFGWGELHDRETEYKHIGEINYSYINLEPLVD; encoded by the coding sequence ATGAAAGCAACACCAACCTTACTATGTATACCGGATATCAGTGGTTTTACTGAATTTATGAGTTCCACAAATATAGAATTAAGTTCTAAAGTCATACCATCACTACTTAATAAAGTAATCTATGCAAATAAATTAGACCTTAAAGTTTCAGAAATTGAAGGTGATGCTATTTTGTTTTATAGAACCGGACCATTACCAACATTCGCAGAATTGGTGTATCAGTGCAGATTATTTTACACAGAATTTTATGAACAGTTAAAAATACTCCATAAAAAATATAAAGATACAGAAGAAGGAAGAAATATTCCGGAGATGCTTGGTCTTAAAATTGTGTTACATTATGGTCAGGAAATTAGTGCGGTTCCAATTGGTAAAAACATAAAACTTATGGGAGAAGATGTTATTATCGCCCATAGATTACTAAAAAACAAAATACCAATAGATGAATATATTTTACTTTCTGAAGATTTGTTATCGGAATATAAAGATAAGACTATCGAACGAAATTTTGGATGGGGAGAACTTCACGATCGAGAAACTGAATATAAGCATATAGGAGAAATTAACTATAGCTATATTAATCTTGAACCTTTGGTTGATTAA
- a CDS encoding DNA topoisomerase IB, whose protein sequence is MNTDFTDATFLTQIIKEPELVIDQLNLVYVKDDALIITRVKHKKGFRYLQNGIPLSTKKELERIKKIVIPPAWNHVRISSIDNGHLQAIGRDLKNRKQYRYHPLWNTIRNQTKFYKMAVFGRQLPKIRKQVDQDLEQKKWSKTKVLALIIRLMEETHIRIGNEQYAKRNKTYGLSTMRTRHVNIEKNKLKFEFVGKKGKKHSVTLRNKKLIRLVNRCEEIPGWELFQYYDMQGEKHSIESNMINEYLHEIGGELFTAKDFRTWGATTIFFETLMDLGVSKKEKETQKNILKAYDMAATSLGNTRNVCRKYYVHPFVESSYKNGSIKKVFNKIDTSNQSADYFTNTEHAILNLLTDYTPTFLKNVKH, encoded by the coding sequence ATGAATACAGATTTTACAGATGCAACATTTTTAACTCAGATCATCAAAGAACCCGAATTAGTAATTGATCAACTAAATCTAGTATATGTAAAAGACGATGCACTAATAATAACTAGAGTAAAACACAAGAAAGGTTTTCGATATCTTCAGAATGGTATACCACTGTCAACTAAAAAAGAGTTGGAAAGAATAAAAAAAATAGTAATTCCTCCTGCCTGGAATCACGTCAGAATTTCTTCTATAGACAATGGACATCTACAAGCCATTGGTAGAGATCTAAAAAACCGAAAACAATATAGATATCATCCACTCTGGAATACTATACGCAACCAAACAAAATTTTACAAAATGGCTGTTTTTGGTAGACAACTTCCTAAAATAAGAAAACAGGTAGATCAAGATTTAGAACAAAAAAAATGGTCCAAAACTAAAGTACTAGCACTCATCATAAGGCTAATGGAAGAAACTCATATTCGTATCGGCAATGAGCAGTATGCTAAACGCAATAAAACCTATGGTTTATCTACAATGAGAACTCGACATGTAAATATAGAAAAGAACAAACTTAAATTTGAGTTTGTAGGTAAAAAAGGGAAAAAACATTCTGTAACGCTTCGAAACAAAAAACTCATACGCCTAGTCAATCGCTGTGAAGAAATACCAGGTTGGGAGCTATTCCAATATTATGATATGCAAGGAGAAAAACACAGTATTGAAAGCAACATGATTAATGAATATCTTCATGAAATTGGAGGTGAACTTTTTACGGCAAAAGATTTCAGAACCTGGGGTGCTACTACAATTTTTTTTGAAACTTTAATGGATTTGGGAGTTAGTAAGAAAGAAAAAGAAACTCAAAAGAATATTCTAAAAGCATACGATATGGCTGCAACTAGTTTAGGAAATACGAGAAATGTATGTCGTAAATACTATGTACATCCCTTTGTAGAATCATCATATAAAAATGGTTCTATAAAAAAGGTATTTAACAAAATTGATACTTCTAATCAATCAGCAGATTATTTTACCAATACAGAACACGCCATTTTAAATTTATTGACGGACTATACACCTACATTTTTAAAAAATGTTAAACACTAA
- a CDS encoding Dps family protein, which produces MNYLNMDEKKLLPVVLELNILLADYNLYYQKLRGFHWNILGKNFFDLHIKFEELYNDAKIKIDEIAERILTLQHHPVSQFAEYIKLSDLKEVTPLMKDIEMVTELLGDHKKLLTQMRVILEHAGEAGDEGTIDMVGAYIRELEKSSWMLNAWSKNTSDHLDTSMIRKA; this is translated from the coding sequence ATGAATTATTTGAACATGGATGAGAAAAAGCTTTTACCAGTAGTATTAGAATTAAATATACTTTTAGCCGATTACAATTTATACTACCAAAAATTAAGAGGGTTCCACTGGAATATTTTGGGAAAAAATTTCTTTGATCTCCACATAAAATTTGAAGAATTATATAATGATGCTAAAATAAAAATTGATGAAATCGCAGAGCGTATTTTAACATTACAGCATCATCCAGTAAGTCAGTTTGCAGAGTATATCAAATTATCAGATTTAAAAGAAGTGACACCTTTGATGAAAGATATAGAAATGGTTACAGAATTACTTGGAGATCATAAAAAATTACTAACTCAAATGAGGGTGATACTGGAACATGCTGGAGAGGCAGGAGACGAAGGTACAATAGATATGGTAGGAGCTTATATTAGAGAGTTAGAAAAGTCAAGCTGGATGTTAAATGCTTGGTCTAAAAATACCTCAGACCATTTGGATACTAGTATGATTAGAAAAGCATAA